A stretch of Macadamia integrifolia cultivar HAES 741 chromosome 7, SCU_Mint_v3, whole genome shotgun sequence DNA encodes these proteins:
- the LOC122083092 gene encoding protein BASIC PENTACYSTEINE6-like, translating into MDDGGQRENGRHKPDHYKAVHSQWMNPQHQMKEQQHALTVKQIMAIMAERDAMIQERNLLIAEKKAAVAEREMAILQRDAAIAERNSAIMERDNALAALQYRENAMNGGGPPRGTKHMNHHHHNELHLAESPYHGREMHITEAIPISAAAASEAVKPQGAKRMRKETKTTSLKTSNSLRKGCKRGEDLNKVTIAKTHEWRNSHDNTGGDGGEDRVRQIAFSKPDWKGHDLGLNQVPFDDSNMPVPVCSCTGTLQQCYKWGNGGWQSACCTTNLSVYPLPAIPNKRHARKGGRKMSGSAYTKLLTRLAAEGHDLSTPVDLKDHWAKHGTNRYITIK; encoded by the exons ATGGATGATGGTGGCCAACGCGAAAATGGAAGACACAAACCTGATCACTATAAAGCAGTTCACTCACAG TGGATGAATCCACAACATCAGATGAAGGAACAGCAGCATGCCTTGACAGTGAAACAAATTATGGCCATCATGGCCGAGAGGGATGCTATGATCCAAGAACGAAATTTGCTCATTGCTGAAAAAAAGGCAGCTGTGGCTGAACGAGAGATGGCCATCTTGCAGAGAGATGCAGCCATTGCCGAGCGGAACAGTGCCATAATGGAAAGGGATAATGCCTTGGCAGCTCTTCAATATCGGGAAAATGCCATGAATGGCGGTGGTCCACCACGTGGGACAAAGCACATGAACCATCACCATCATAATGAACTTCACTTGGCAGAATCTCCTTACCATGGAAGGGAGATGCACATAACTGAGGCCATACCTATATCAGCAGCAGCTGCTTCTGAAGCTGTCAAGCCTCAGGGTGCTAAGCGAATGAGGAAGGAAACCAAGACTACATCATTGAAGACGTCAAATTCATTGAGAAAGGGTTGTAAAAGGGGTGAGGACTTGAACAAGGTAACTATTGCCAAGACACATGAATGGAGGAATAGCCATGATAATACCGGTGGGGATGGTGGTGAGGATCGGGTTAGGCAGATAGCATTTTCAAAGCCTGATTGGAAAGGTCATGACCTGGGACTGAACCAGGTCCCTTTTGATGACTCAAACATGCCAGTGCCAGTTTGCTCGTGCACTGGAACTCTTCAGCAGTGCTACAAATGGGGGAATGGGGGTTGGCAGTCTGCCTGCTGCACCACTAACTTGTCAGTGTATCCACTTCCTGCAATACCTAACAAGCGCCATGCTCGCAAAGGTGGACGTAAGATGAGTGGAAGTGCCTATACTAAATTGCTTACCCGCTTGGCTGCAGAGGGTCATGACCTGTCAACACCCGTGGATCTCAAGGACCACTGGGCCAAGCATGGGACGAATCGCTATATTACCATCAAGTAG